The following proteins come from a genomic window of Geomonas sp. RF6:
- the tssE gene encoding type VI secretion system baseplate subunit TssE, with protein MQPSLLDRLIDFEPGNPREPVQYRQMGYSEMRKVVARDLEYLLNTKCFHTELPEGCRELSNSLLVYGLPDFTSKNPASPAVRAELRQEMEKAIALFEPRLRHVTVQLDETGESSRELRFKISALLVIDEDAEPVSFDTLFDINRGEYLVPK; from the coding sequence GTGCAGCCATCATTACTGGACAGGCTCATAGACTTCGAACCGGGAAATCCGCGCGAGCCTGTCCAGTACCGGCAGATGGGGTACAGCGAGATGAGAAAGGTGGTGGCGAGGGACCTGGAGTACCTCCTCAACACAAAATGTTTCCACACGGAGCTTCCGGAGGGGTGCCGGGAGCTCAGCAACTCCCTCCTGGTGTACGGGCTCCCTGATTTCACCTCGAAGAACCCCGCGAGCCCCGCGGTCCGGGCGGAACTGCGCCAGGAGATGGAGAAGGCGATCGCCCTTTTCGAGCCGAGGCTGCGCCACGTGACGGTGCAACTGGATGAGACGGGAGAGAGCAGCCGCGAGCTGCGCTTCAAGATCAGCGCCCTCCTGGTGATCGACGAGGACGCGGAGCCGGTGAGCTTTGACACCCTGTTCGACATCAACAGAGGCGAATATCTGGTGCCGAAGTAG